The following nucleotide sequence is from Archocentrus centrarchus isolate MPI-CPG fArcCen1 chromosome 6, fArcCen1, whole genome shotgun sequence.
AGATTGTCCCGTCACCCCTCGTGAGTTGTGTGTGAAGGATCTCGACTTGCAGCCTCAtgttcctgttcctgttccctCCTGTGATTAAACCACCTCACTGCTGCTCAGCCACACCAACTGCATAACAACCATCTACAGACTGCAGCCTGCCTGCCCGGTCTCTGTCTCAGCCATACCGGTCATACCCTCCTAGACCGTGTACTCTCTGTACTTCAAGTAAAGCTTCCTATTCCCAGACATTAAGCTCCACCATCTTAAAATCAGCTGTACTAACTCTCTCACTGTAAATAAGtcagttgttttgtgtgtttcttgggTCCAGCACAGAAGCTTGTTAACATGACAGAAAGTGTAATTCAGGTCAAACCAAGAAGTGGCCAGCAGGGGTCGGCTGTCGCCCTCACAACAGGGCATGAACCAGCCACTACTTTCTATTTTTGTGAGTGATGAGGTGTTGGAAATGTCTCATTAAAAATCACCAGATTGTCATTCAGAgcagaatatttttattgaaacatTCCTGGAGGGGATCTGAAGCAATACAAGAGTGTGGGTTTACTGATTCATCGCAAAGCATCTTAGAAAATACAGTCATAATAAAATGCTGTTAGCCCAGATTAACATAACAGAGCTTTATTGTTGTTGATGATGAACTCTGAAGATCATCACTGATCTGCTGCTGCTTAAAAGCCTTTTGAGCCCAGGTGACACTCTGGCTCACACAGACTCTCCTCCCTGCAGCTGTACGGATCCTGCAGGAAAATTACAACAGAGTTAGGACTGAAAAATACCACACTGTGTctcatgcattttgttttgaaagttTATTATTACTCTAAATTACTCTCTGTAGTGACATACACAAATGCTTTTTCAAGACAGCTTCTGTGAGTCTTGGTGACAGAGATAATTTTCAGTGCAGGTATCCTTCCTGTAAAGACATTCAAACAGCATTCTCCTGGAGATGTCAGTACTTGAActggaagaaaaagagagatttttAATCACCATATTCATTTAGTGACCTCAGAAAGCCAGCACATCTTTACACTAAACAGAGGGCCTGAATCTCCAAGTTATGGCTGGATTAACCTGCCACAACTCTGAGCTGACACTGAGCAAATATCCATTTGGGGTCCATCATACCCAGCTGGTAATGCAGGCTTGAAGATGAACACAGGTTACAGAATTAATCTGAAAAAATGTATCACCGAGTTTCtacacattcaattcaattttatttatatagcaccaaatcacaacaaacagtcgcctcaaggcgctttgtattataggtaaagaccctacaataatacagagaaaagccaacagtctaaacgaccccctatgagcagcacttggtgacagtgggaaggaaaaactccctttaaacaggaagaaacctccagcagaaccaggctcagggaggggggggtcatctgctgaggaagagagccagagatcaataataatttattctattctaatcCAAACAGAACCACAGCTTCTTTAACCTGGATCAAACAGTGAAGACAAAAAGTTGATTCAGCATCGtgaaagttacatttttaaactggaactttttaaaaaataacagcaaaattCATCATCCTCTGTATGGTCTATCTCATATATATAAGTtgtctattgatcatgtgttcacgctattgatcatgtgttcacgcacatgatcaatagagg
It contains:
- the LOC115781411 gene encoding C-C motif chemokine 8-like; amino-acid sequence: MKTTVGLLLLLLTVYHCAAILQVLTSPGECCLNVFTGRIPALKIISVTKTHRSCLEKAFVIRTAAGRRVCVSQSVTWAQKAFKQQQISDDLQSSSSTTIKLCYVNLG